One window of the Triticum dicoccoides isolate Atlit2015 ecotype Zavitan chromosome 3B, WEW_v2.0, whole genome shotgun sequence genome contains the following:
- the LOC119274541 gene encoding ADP,ATP carrier protein ER-ANT1-like — protein sequence MAAAAAATRKDGADARHPPPHRLRSPSMVAADFAMGGAAAVVAKTGAAPVERVKLLLQNQAEMLRRGALTRPYRGIADAFARVLREEGAAALWRGNQANVIRYFPTQACNFAFKGYFKSFFGYDKEKDGKWKWLAGNVACGSAAGATTSSLLYHLDYARTRLATDAIESRANKRQFRGLLDVYKKTLATDGIHGLYRGFSVSIVGITLYRGLYFGIYDTMKPIVLVGPLEGNFLASFALGWTITTFSGACAYPFDTLRRRMMLTSGQPFKYRSAFHAVKQIVSTEGFFTLFRGVGANILSGMAGAGVLAGYDQLQRFAGQHDYKIENKMKGALK from the exons atggccgccgccgccgcggccacgaGGAAGGACGGCGCCGACGCCCGCCACCCGCCCCCGCATCGTCTCAGGTCGCCCTCCATGGTCGCCGCGGACTTTGCCATGGGCGGCGCCGCGGCGGTGGTGGCCAAGACGGGGGCGGCGCCGGTGGAGCGCGTCAAGCTGCTGCTGCAGAACCAGGCCGAGATGCTGCGCCGGGGCGCCCTCACGCGGCCCTACCGGGGCATCGCCGACGCCTTCGCCCGCGTCCTCCGCGAGGAGGGCGCCGCCGCGCTCTGGCGTGGGAACCAGGCCAACGTCATCCGATACTTCCCCACCCAg GCCTGCAACTTTGCATTCAAAGGCTACTTCAAGAGCTTCTTCGGCTATGACAAGGAGAAAGACGGGAAATGGAAATGGTTAGCTGGAAATGTAGCATGTGGCAGTGCTGCAGGAGCTACAACATCGTCCCTGCTATACCATCTGGATTATGCGCGGACACGGCTAGCCACTGACGCGATTGAATCCCGAGCTAACAAACGTCAGTTCAGGGGGTTGCTAGATGTCTACAAGAAGACACTTGCAACTGATGGTATTCATGGATTGTACCGAGGCTTCAGTGTGTCTATTGTGGGTATCACTCTATATCGGGGTCTTTATTTTGGCATCTACGACACCATGAAACCTATTGTACTAGTAGGGCCATTGGAG GGAAATTTCCTGGCCAGTTTTGCCTTGGGATGGACAATAACTACATTCTCCGGGGCCTGCGCCTACCCATTTGATACACTCCGACGAAGAATGATGTTAACTTCAGGGCAGCCATTCAAATACAGGAGTGCCTTCCATGCCGTAAAACAGATAGTTTCCACCGAAGGGTTCTTCACTCTATTCAGAGGGGTCGGTGCTAATATCCTCTCAGGAATGGCTGGAGCTGGAGTTCTTGCTGGGTATGACCAGCTCCAGCGGTTTGCAGGCCAGCATGATTACAAAATTGAGAACAAGATGAAAGGGGCATTGAAATGA